From the genome of Bosea sp. Tri-49, one region includes:
- a CDS encoding bifunctional sugar phosphate isomerase/epimerase/4-hydroxyphenylpyruvate dioxygenase family protein: protein MNPTSIATVSLSGDLADKLRAIAAAGFDGVEVFENDFLTFDGNPRDVGKMIADLGLAIVAFQPFRDFEGMPEPLRGRTFERARRKFELMNELGAGLMLICSNVSPQSLGGIDRAAHDLNELGNLAAKHNVRVGFEALAWGRHVNDYRDAWEIVRRANHDRIGLILDSFHTLARRSPVEPIASIPGDRIELVQLADAPQLDMDVLSWSRHFRNFPGQGDLAVADFLRAVEATGYVGPLSLEIFNDQFRAGSAKRVAVDGLRSLIQLADQTARLNDPAKAEMPDRAPLLGVEFIEFALDEEPAQALSSLFSALGFHRSGEHRSKSVTRWSQGGINLIVNTEKDGFAQSHAIMHGPGVCALALRVANVEATMARARALKDTTFEQSVSAGEMEIPAIRGVGGSLIYFTEPRDDGAQSWHDDFIATGEGGTTPALLTEVDHISQSMDYDEMLSWLLFYTSLFALDRIPQLAIADPAGLVQSRPLVSGDGSVRMILNGSQATRTLSSRFVSEHFGSGVQHIAFTSPDIFAAVAAMRAAGLDVLDIPENYYDDLEARYGLEPAFLDRLREHHILYDRDGEAEFLQVYTHVFAQRFFFEIVERRGGYAGFGAVNAPVRLAAQAREARPVTVPRPLHED, encoded by the coding sequence ATGAACCCGACCTCGATCGCCACCGTCTCGCTTTCCGGCGATCTCGCCGACAAGCTTCGCGCCATCGCCGCCGCCGGCTTCGACGGGGTCGAGGTCTTCGAGAACGACTTCCTGACCTTCGACGGCAACCCGCGCGATGTCGGCAAGATGATTGCCGATCTCGGCCTCGCCATTGTCGCCTTCCAGCCCTTCCGCGATTTCGAGGGCATGCCGGAGCCGCTGCGCGGGCGCACCTTCGAGCGGGCGCGGCGCAAGTTCGAATTGATGAACGAGCTCGGCGCCGGGCTGATGCTAATCTGCTCGAACGTCTCGCCACAATCGCTGGGGGGGATCGACCGCGCCGCCCATGACCTCAACGAGCTCGGCAATCTCGCTGCGAAGCATAACGTGCGCGTCGGCTTCGAGGCGCTGGCCTGGGGCCGCCACGTCAACGACTATCGCGACGCCTGGGAGATCGTGCGCCGGGCGAACCACGACCGCATCGGCCTGATCCTCGATTCCTTCCACACACTGGCGCGGCGCTCGCCGGTGGAGCCGATCGCCTCGATTCCCGGCGACCGGATCGAGCTGGTCCAGCTCGCCGACGCGCCGCAGCTCGACATGGACGTGCTGAGCTGGAGCCGGCATTTCCGCAACTTCCCCGGCCAGGGTGACCTCGCCGTCGCCGATTTCCTCCGGGCAGTCGAGGCGACCGGCTATGTGGGCCCGCTCTCGCTCGAAATCTTCAACGACCAGTTCCGCGCCGGCTCGGCCAAGCGCGTCGCGGTCGACGGCCTGCGCTCGCTGATCCAGCTCGCCGACCAGACGGCTCGGTTGAACGATCCGGCCAAGGCGGAGATGCCGGACCGGGCGCCATTGCTCGGCGTCGAGTTCATCGAATTCGCGCTCGACGAGGAGCCGGCGCAGGCACTGTCCAGCCTGTTCAGCGCGCTCGGCTTCCATAGGAGCGGCGAGCACCGCAGCAAGTCCGTGACGCGCTGGAGCCAGGGCGGCATCAACCTGATCGTCAACACCGAGAAGGACGGCTTTGCCCAGTCGCATGCGATCATGCACGGGCCCGGCGTCTGCGCGCTGGCGCTGCGCGTCGCCAATGTCGAAGCGACGATGGCGCGCGCCCGAGCGCTGAAGGACACGACCTTCGAGCAATCGGTCAGTGCGGGCGAGATGGAGATCCCGGCGATCCGCGGCGTCGGCGGCAGCCTGATCTACTTCACCGAACCGCGCGATGACGGTGCCCAGAGCTGGCATGACGACTTCATCGCCACCGGTGAAGGCGGCACCACCCCTGCCCTGCTCACCGAAGTCGATCACATCTCGCAGTCGATGGACTATGACGAGATGCTGTCCTGGCTGCTGTTCTACACATCGCTCTTCGCGCTCGACCGCATCCCGCAGCTCGCCATCGCCGATCCGGCCGGGCTGGTGCAGAGCCGGCCGCTGGTCAGTGGCGACGGCTCAGTCCGTATGATCCTCAATGGTTCGCAGGCGACACGGACCCTGTCCTCGCGCTTCGTCTCAGAGCATTTCGGCTCGGGCGTGCAGCACATCGCCTTCACCTCGCCGGATATCTTCGCGGCGGTGGCGGCGATGCGGGCGGCCGGGCTCGATGTCCTCGACATCCCCGAGAACTATTACGACGATCTCGAAGCCCGCTACGGGCTGGAGCCGGCCTTCCTCGACCGGCTGCGCGAGCACCACATCCTCTACGACCGCGACGGCGAGGCCGAGTTCCTGCAGGTCTACACCCACGTCTTCGCCCAGCGCTTCTTCTTCGAGATCGTCGAGCGGCGCGGCGGTTACGCCGGGTTCGGCGCGGTCAACGCGCCGGTCCGGCTGGCGGCGCAGGCACGCGAGGCGCGGCCCGTGACGGTGCCGCGCCCTCTGCACGAGGATTAG
- a CDS encoding Lrp/AsnC family transcriptional regulator — translation MLEKTDGVRRSRGSERELDAMDRKLLGVLVEDATISYADLGERVGLSPPAAHERVKRLRRCGAIKRVAALIEPEATGKTLLAFVHVDTTGWGKTTTLLAIEAHPEVEEIHSVAGDTCMMLKVRTQSTHALEGLLAKIYDVPGVTATRSYVVLSTYLERPVQPGITGEWPGRVKDPRTLPVSQTARD, via the coding sequence ATGCTTGAAAAAACAGATGGCGTTCGGCGCAGCCGCGGGTCCGAGCGTGAACTCGATGCGATGGACCGAAAGCTGTTAGGCGTTCTGGTCGAGGATGCGACGATCAGCTACGCCGATCTCGGCGAACGCGTCGGCCTGTCGCCGCCGGCGGCACATGAGCGGGTCAAGCGGCTGCGGCGCTGCGGCGCGATCAAACGGGTCGCGGCGCTGATCGAGCCGGAGGCGACCGGCAAGACATTGCTCGCCTTCGTCCATGTCGACACCACCGGCTGGGGCAAGACGACGACGCTGCTGGCGATCGAGGCCCATCCCGAAGTCGAGGAGATCCATTCGGTCGCCGGCGACACCTGCATGATGCTGAAGGTGCGCACGCAGAGCACCCATGCGCTCGAAGGCCTGCTGGCCAAGATCTACGATGTGCCCGGTGTCACGGCGACGCGCAGCTATGTCGTGCTCTCGACCTATCTGGAGCGGCCAGTCCAGCCGGGCATCACCGGCGAATGGCCGGGACGCGTCAAGGACCCGCGAACGCTGCCCGTCAGCCAAACAGCCCGGGATTGA
- a CDS encoding MBL fold metallo-hydrolase, translating into MSKLLIPPTSRRSFLSGAAALAAGAALPGSASAKAPLANSQVPYYYRFALGQAEVTVVSDGPLPLGDPGSSFLGLPKEQVYGLLETNFLPKDNVVLEQNIPIVNFGDRLVMFDTGMGFSKAFGPTTGRLLKSMQEAGIDPAAIDAIVCSHAHIDHTGGICSAEGKPNFPNAQIYISQVDHDYWLEDARLGTPFKAFGEHARANLRPVRDRIVFFKDGQEFLPGITAISAPGHSPGHTIFNVSSGGKSFTFLGDLTHHPVLLTENPRVEFAYDYDPKQSVQSRVKLLTMLAEQKTPVMSYHFAWPGFGNLAKAGDGFRYYPAPMQMLRG; encoded by the coding sequence ATGTCGAAGCTGCTCATTCCACCCACCAGCCGCCGAAGCTTCCTCTCCGGCGCGGCAGCGCTCGCCGCCGGTGCGGCCTTGCCGGGCAGCGCTTCCGCCAAGGCTCCACTCGCGAACAGCCAGGTGCCCTATTACTACCGTTTCGCGCTTGGCCAGGCCGAGGTGACGGTCGTTTCCGATGGGCCGCTGCCGCTCGGCGATCCCGGCTCCAGCTTCCTCGGCCTGCCGAAGGAACAGGTCTACGGCCTGCTCGAGACGAACTTCCTGCCTAAGGACAATGTCGTGCTCGAGCAGAACATCCCGATCGTCAATTTCGGCGACCGGCTGGTGATGTTCGACACCGGCATGGGCTTCTCCAAGGCTTTTGGCCCGACGACCGGTCGGCTGCTCAAGAGCATGCAGGAAGCCGGCATCGACCCGGCCGCGATCGACGCCATCGTCTGCAGCCACGCCCATATCGACCATACCGGCGGCATCTGCTCGGCCGAGGGCAAGCCGAACTTCCCGAACGCGCAGATCTATATCAGCCAGGTCGACCATGATTACTGGCTCGAGGATGCCAGGCTCGGCACACCGTTCAAGGCCTTCGGCGAGCATGCCCGCGCCAACTTAAGGCCGGTGCGCGACCGCATCGTCTTCTTCAAGGACGGGCAGGAGTTCCTGCCGGGCATCACCGCGATCTCGGCGCCGGGGCACAGCCCCGGCCACACCATCTTCAACGTCTCCTCGGGCGGAAAGTCGTTCACCTTCCTCGGCGATTTGACCCATCACCCGGTGCTGCTGACCGAGAATCCGCGGGTCGAATTCGCCTATGACTACGATCCCAAGCAGTCGGTGCAGTCGCGGGTGAAGCTGCTCACCATGCTGGCCGAGCAGAAGACGCCGGTGATGTCCTATCACTTCGCCTGGCCGGGCTTCGGCAACCTTGCCAAGGCCGGCGATGGTTTCCGATACTACCCAGCGCCGATGCAGATGCTGCGCGGCTGA
- a CDS encoding MFS transporter: MTNENQTMSETLRIPSAAYALCLCIGLVGANSLALGPIAPRVAESFAVGVPAVMMASAAFGIGTAASALLLAGLIDRFGAGRMLRYALLAFLAALAASGAAPVLPAFVGAQLLAGIAAGLALPSIYTLAALAAPAGRESDTLGIVLFGWTLSMVAGVSLSAVIADLLGWRMVYAIVVVAGLAAMAGTTKLTAAGTVTGRAAPSPLSALRVPGIAPLLLACAAFMASFYGVYAYVGDHLHRGLGLPVSAGGLLALCYGLGFGATTFLDRWIDRLGPARLLPVFFAVVGGVYLVMSLVAASYPALLAVVFFWGMANHAGLNVLILRLGALDPSRRGAIMGLNSSVTYLALFAGTTGFGPLYASAGFPALAGLAVALMLVAALAAALAPHAAVVSDQPAA; encoded by the coding sequence ATGACGAATGAAAATCAAACAATGTCGGAAACGCTCCGGATTCCCTCGGCAGCCTATGCGCTCTGCCTGTGCATCGGGCTCGTCGGGGCGAACTCTTTAGCGCTGGGGCCGATCGCGCCGCGCGTGGCGGAGAGCTTCGCCGTCGGCGTGCCGGCGGTGATGATGGCCTCCGCCGCCTTCGGCATCGGCACGGCAGCGAGCGCCTTGCTGCTCGCCGGCTTGATCGACCGCTTCGGCGCGGGCCGCATGCTGCGCTATGCCCTGCTTGCTTTCCTCGCTGCGCTTGCGGCGAGCGGGGCGGCGCCGGTTCTGCCGGCCTTCGTCGGCGCGCAGTTGCTGGCGGGGATTGCAGCGGGTCTCGCACTGCCGTCGATCTATACGCTCGCTGCGCTAGCGGCGCCTGCCGGCCGGGAGAGTGACACGCTCGGCATCGTCCTGTTCGGCTGGACGCTGAGCATGGTCGCCGGCGTCTCGCTCTCGGCTGTGATCGCCGACCTCCTGGGCTGGCGCATGGTCTACGCCATTGTCGTCGTCGCTGGTCTCGCCGCCATGGCCGGAACCACGAAGCTGACCGCCGCCGGCACCGTGACCGGCCGCGCCGCGCCGTCGCCGCTCTCGGCCCTGCGCGTTCCCGGCATCGCGCCGCTGCTGCTCGCCTGCGCTGCCTTCATGGCCTCGTTCTATGGCGTCTACGCCTATGTCGGCGACCATCTGCATCGCGGGCTCGGCCTGCCGGTCAGCGCCGGTGGCTTGCTCGCTCTGTGTTACGGCCTCGGCTTCGGGGCGACGACCTTCCTAGACCGCTGGATCGACCGCCTCGGTCCGGCCCGCCTGCTGCCGGTGTTCTTCGCCGTGGTCGGCGGCGTCTACCTGGTGATGAGCCTGGTTGCTGCGTCCTATCCCGCACTGCTTGCCGTGGTGTTCTTCTGGGGCATGGCCAACCATGCCGGGCTGAACGTTCTGATCCTCCGGCTGGGTGCGCTCGATCCCTCCCGCCGCGGCGCGATCATGGGCCTCAACAGCAGCGTGACCTATCTCGCGCTCTTCGCCGGGACGACCGGCTTCGGGCCGCTCTATGCCAGCGCCGGCTTTCCGGCACTTGCCGGATTGGCGGTCGCGCTGATGCTGGTGGCGGCGCTCGCCGCCGCGCTCGCGCCTCATGCTGCAGTGGTGAGCGACCAGCCCGCAGCCTGA
- a CDS encoding class I SAM-dependent methyltransferase, whose amino-acid sequence MGMRPAGDTVEILEKLLAPLPGRRILDIGCGRGNLLQALTERGASVVGLDPDEAMLEVAQQRVPKAALKHGCAQLLPWGDASMHAAIFLNSLHHVPVPDMLLALEEAARVVGRGGSVVVIEPLSEGSFFDALRLIEDETEVRHAAQDAIVRAMRRGIVSESRRIEYDRIETFPDAAAFMARAVAADPSREERAEAARGKLLARFEALSEHEDGGYVLHQPIRLHHLKVPVGPKPSVNPGLFG is encoded by the coding sequence ATGGGCATGCGGCCGGCAGGCGATACCGTCGAGATTCTGGAGAAGCTACTCGCGCCCTTGCCGGGCCGGCGCATCCTCGACATCGGCTGCGGCAGGGGCAACCTGCTGCAGGCGCTGACCGAGCGTGGCGCCAGCGTCGTCGGCCTTGATCCGGACGAGGCGATGCTGGAGGTCGCACAACAACGCGTGCCCAAGGCGGCGCTGAAACACGGCTGCGCACAGCTCTTGCCCTGGGGCGATGCCAGCATGCACGCCGCGATCTTTCTTAACAGCCTGCATCATGTCCCGGTGCCGGACATGCTGCTGGCGCTGGAGGAGGCGGCACGCGTCGTCGGCAGGGGCGGCAGTGTCGTCGTCATCGAGCCCTTGTCGGAAGGCTCCTTCTTCGATGCCTTGCGCCTGATCGAGGACGAGACCGAGGTGAGGCACGCGGCACAGGATGCGATCGTCCGCGCGATGCGCCGCGGCATCGTCAGTGAGAGCCGGCGGATCGAATATGATCGCATCGAGACGTTTCCCGATGCGGCCGCCTTCATGGCGCGCGCCGTCGCGGCCGACCCCTCGCGGGAAGAGCGGGCAGAGGCGGCGCGCGGCAAGCTGCTGGCGCGTTTCGAGGCGCTGTCGGAGCATGAGGACGGTGGCTACGTCCTGCATCAGCCAATCAGGCTGCATCATCTCAAGGTGCCGGTCGGGCCGAAGCCATCTGTCAATCCCGGGCTGTTTGGCTGA
- a CDS encoding zinc-dependent alcohol dehydrogenase family protein: MKTRAAVLHASPVTAPYAQSKPLLIEEVELAPPSMGEVLVRVRAAGLCHSDLSVIDGNRPRPVPMVLGHEAAGEVEEVGPGVTDLRKGDRVVMVFVPSCGHCAPCSEGRPALCEPGNAANGVGELMAGGRRLSQNGKPVHHHVGVSAFAEHAVMSRHSLVKIEADIPHEIAALFGCAVLTGVGAAVNTAKVRAGETVAVVGLGGVGLSALLGAAACGAARVIAVDLSDEKLRIARELGATDTFNAGAPDVVEAIRATTKGGVDHGLEMAGSVKALELAYQVTRRGGTTTTAGLANPAHTMALAPVRLVGEERTLKGSYVGSCIPVRDIPRFIDLYQRGRMPVDKLWTSSSPLEGINEGFDALNEGRTIRHVIQM; the protein is encoded by the coding sequence TTGAAGACCCGCGCCGCCGTCCTGCACGCCAGCCCCGTCACCGCGCCCTATGCGCAGTCGAAGCCGCTCCTGATCGAGGAGGTCGAGCTCGCGCCGCCCAGCATGGGCGAGGTGCTGGTCAGGGTCCGCGCCGCGGGTCTCTGCCATTCCGATCTTTCGGTGATCGACGGCAACCGGCCGCGCCCAGTGCCGATGGTGCTCGGCCATGAAGCCGCCGGCGAGGTCGAGGAGGTCGGCCCCGGCGTCACCGACCTCAGGAAGGGCGACCGCGTCGTCATGGTCTTCGTCCCTTCCTGCGGCCATTGCGCGCCGTGCAGCGAAGGGCGCCCTGCTTTGTGCGAGCCCGGCAATGCCGCCAATGGCGTCGGCGAGCTGATGGCGGGCGGGCGCCGGCTATCACAGAACGGCAAGCCGGTGCACCACCATGTCGGCGTCTCCGCCTTCGCCGAGCATGCGGTGATGTCGCGCCATTCGCTGGTGAAGATCGAGGCCGACATCCCGCACGAGATCGCGGCGCTGTTCGGCTGCGCTGTACTCACCGGCGTCGGTGCCGCGGTGAACACGGCGAAGGTGCGGGCTGGTGAAACAGTCGCTGTCGTCGGTCTCGGCGGCGTTGGCCTCTCCGCTTTGCTCGGGGCCGCCGCCTGTGGCGCCGCCCGTGTCATCGCGGTCGACCTGTCGGACGAGAAGCTCCGGATCGCTCGCGAGCTCGGCGCGACCGACACCTTCAACGCAGGCGCGCCCGATGTGGTCGAGGCGATCCGCGCCACGACCAAGGGCGGCGTCGACCACGGATTGGAGATGGCCGGCTCGGTGAAGGCGCTGGAGCTCGCCTATCAGGTTACGCGTCGCGGCGGCACGACGACCACCGCCGGCCTCGCCAACCCTGCCCACACCATGGCGCTGGCGCCGGTCCGCCTCGTCGGCGAGGAGCGGACGCTGAAGGGCTCCTATGTCGGCTCCTGCATCCCGGTGCGCGATATCCCGCGCTTCATCGACCTTTACCAACGCGGCCGGATGCCGGTCGACAAGCTCTGGACCAGCTCGAGCCCGCTCGAAGGCATCAATGAAGGCTTCGACGCGCTGAACGAGGGCCGGACGATCCGGCACGTCATCCAGATGTAG
- a CDS encoding ABC transporter ATP-binding protein, giving the protein MTTPILELDGVVGGYGAMTILNGTTFKVPRAAITTVIGPNGAGKSTVFKAIFGLLKVREGHIRLEGREITNWNQRKLLEAGICYVPQGRNIFPELSVRHNIELGAVAAGSHITNMPKRIEAALDRFPSLRAKADVQASTLSGGQQKQLEIVRGLLLDPKLVLIDEPSIGLSPMLVQETFDILKELRAKGVTILMIEQNARSALEISDEGLVLELGQTRMQGPAADILADPRVAQLFLGGAMTEAA; this is encoded by the coding sequence ATGACCACTCCCATCCTCGAACTCGACGGCGTGGTCGGCGGCTACGGCGCCATGACCATCCTCAACGGGACGACCTTCAAGGTGCCGCGCGCCGCGATCACCACGGTGATCGGCCCCAACGGCGCCGGCAAGTCGACCGTATTCAAGGCGATCTTCGGCCTGCTCAAGGTGCGCGAGGGCCATATCCGGCTGGAAGGCCGCGAGATCACCAACTGGAACCAGCGCAAGCTGCTCGAAGCCGGCATCTGCTATGTGCCGCAGGGCCGCAACATCTTCCCCGAGCTCTCGGTGCGCCACAATATCGAACTCGGCGCAGTCGCGGCCGGTAGCCACATCACCAACATGCCCAAGCGCATCGAAGCGGCGCTCGACCGCTTCCCGTCGCTGCGCGCCAAGGCCGATGTCCAGGCCTCGACGCTTTCGGGGGGCCAACAGAAGCAGCTCGAGATCGTGCGCGGGCTCCTGCTCGATCCCAAGCTCGTGCTGATCGACGAGCCTTCGATCGGGCTCTCGCCGATGCTGGTGCAGGAGACCTTCGACATCCTGAAGGAGTTGCGCGCCAAGGGCGTCACCATCCTGATGATCGAGCAGAACGCCCGCTCCGCTCTGGAAATCTCCGACGAAGGCCTGGTGCTGGAGCTCGGGCAGACCCGCATGCAGGGCCCGGCTGCCGACATCCTCGCCGACCCCCGCGTCGCCCAACTCTTCCTCGGTGGCGCGATGACGGAAGCGGCGTGA
- a CDS encoding LysR family transcriptional regulator gives MDLRQLRYFTAIVEQGSFSKAALKLRVAQPALSQHLRHMEDELGVALLHRGTRGVQPTEAGERLLTKARIILAEFAELRDSVRGEQAAPAGEVRIGLPGTVSEQFSVPLIEATQERYPDVRIRIAEAMSGFVLDWLRKGEVDLAVIYSTSDPKGLGIHHILTEELCLFGVPVLTALETPPGKAVTLTQAAGLDLILPGPGHGLRDQIDEAAAGINATVHAAVEIESYAQIKRLAERGLGYGILPRMAVRAQEKAGIFRTWPIEEPSLYRKVYLAYSTERPMTAAARAIGQLSWEILRGLVTEESWTATLGDESDPPALYG, from the coding sequence ATGGATCTGCGCCAGTTGCGCTATTTCACGGCCATCGTCGAACAGGGCTCGTTCTCCAAGGCAGCACTCAAGCTCAGGGTGGCGCAGCCGGCGCTGAGCCAGCATCTGCGCCATATGGAGGACGAGCTCGGCGTCGCCCTGCTGCACCGCGGCACCCGCGGCGTCCAGCCGACCGAGGCGGGCGAGCGCCTGCTCACGAAAGCCCGCATCATCCTCGCCGAGTTCGCCGAACTGCGCGACAGCGTGCGCGGCGAGCAGGCGGCGCCGGCCGGTGAGGTCCGCATCGGCCTGCCCGGCACGGTCAGCGAGCAGTTCAGCGTGCCGCTGATCGAGGCGACGCAGGAGCGCTATCCGGATGTGCGTATCCGCATCGCCGAGGCGATGAGCGGCTTCGTGCTCGACTGGCTGCGCAAGGGCGAGGTCGATCTTGCGGTGATCTACTCGACCTCGGACCCGAAGGGCCTCGGCATCCACCACATCCTGACCGAGGAGCTTTGCCTGTTCGGCGTGCCGGTGCTGACGGCGCTCGAAACTCCGCCCGGCAAGGCGGTGACGCTGACGCAAGCCGCCGGGCTCGACCTGATCCTGCCCGGGCCGGGCCATGGCCTGCGCGACCAGATCGACGAGGCTGCGGCCGGCATCAACGCCACCGTTCATGCCGCGGTCGAGATCGAATCCTATGCGCAGATCAAGCGCCTGGCCGAACGCGGCCTCGGTTATGGCATCCTGCCGCGCATGGCGGTCAGGGCACAGGAGAAGGCCGGGATCTTCCGGACCTGGCCGATCGAAGAGCCCTCGCTCTATCGCAAGGTCTATCTCGCCTATTCGACCGAGCGGCCGATGACGGCCGCGGCCCGCGCCATCGGCCAGCTCTCCTGGGAGATCCTGCGCGGCCTCGTCACCGAGGAGAGCTGGACCGCGACGCTTGGCGACGAGAGCGATCCGCCGGCCTTATACGGCTGA